In a single window of the Xylanimonas protaetiae genome:
- a CDS encoding GntR family transcriptional regulator, translated as MPIPKVPVDLRASGLRRTAYDLLLDAIVRGDLAPGQRLHDEALEARFGTTRSAVRAALAELEAEWLVRIVPRKGTFVTELDLNRGLQAVEVLAGVTMRAVRESAGLLTRAHLDRLTSYRGRWLRGADTMREALLTSQEDDGLYGVFFELAGNPELDRVRDWVLPYVRRVRHHLVASGALDLAEALRIQRVVVADVLQGDLASAADRLWEGTSLFGEYRHGALADGSARPGVALSRDLVADTIEAAILDGTLVPDEPLPETELMGWLGVSHTPVRQALDALANRGLVEQQLNRSARVARLDPVTIRGTFIAYGVLIRVALRRAMRLDRAELLATLRPHQDRYGSEPEVPVSEVNAGLNLALFGFSGAQVLGELSERMASRLTWYVRDEWDARSRPDAVRLSAELRAAVAAEDDAALDRIVKEAYDDLPFGA; from the coding sequence ATGCCGATTCCGAAGGTGCCGGTCGATCTGCGGGCGAGCGGCCTGCGCAGGACGGCGTACGACCTGCTGCTCGACGCGATCGTGCGCGGCGACCTCGCGCCGGGCCAGCGCCTCCACGACGAGGCGCTGGAGGCCCGGTTCGGCACGACGCGGTCCGCGGTGCGCGCCGCCCTCGCCGAGCTGGAGGCCGAGTGGCTCGTGCGGATCGTGCCGCGCAAGGGGACGTTCGTCACCGAGCTCGACCTGAACCGCGGGCTCCAGGCCGTCGAGGTGCTCGCCGGGGTGACGATGCGCGCCGTGCGGGAGTCGGCGGGCCTGCTCACGCGCGCCCACCTCGACAGGCTGACGTCCTACCGGGGCCGCTGGCTGCGCGGCGCGGACACGATGCGCGAGGCGCTCCTCACGTCCCAGGAGGACGACGGGCTCTACGGCGTGTTCTTCGAGCTCGCCGGGAACCCGGAGCTGGACCGCGTGCGCGACTGGGTGCTGCCGTACGTCAGGCGCGTGCGTCACCATCTCGTCGCGAGCGGCGCCCTGGACCTCGCGGAGGCGCTGCGGATCCAGCGCGTCGTCGTCGCCGACGTCCTCCAGGGCGACCTGGCCTCGGCCGCGGACCGGCTGTGGGAGGGCACGAGCCTCTTCGGGGAGTACCGCCACGGCGCCCTCGCGGACGGGTCGGCCAGGCCGGGGGTCGCGCTGTCGCGAGACCTCGTCGCCGACACGATCGAGGCGGCGATCCTCGACGGCACCCTGGTCCCGGACGAGCCGCTGCCCGAGACGGAGCTCATGGGATGGCTCGGCGTCTCGCACACGCCGGTCCGCCAGGCGCTCGACGCGCTCGCGAACCGCGGCCTGGTCGAGCAGCAGCTCAACCGGTCGGCGCGCGTGGCGCGGCTCGACCCCGTGACGATCCGGGGCACCTTCATCGCGTACGGGGTGCTGATCCGCGTCGCGCTGCGCCGGGCGATGCGGCTCGACCGGGCGGAGCTCCTCGCGACGCTCCGGCCCCACCAGGACCGGTACGGGTCGGAGCCCGAGGTTCCGGTCTCCGAGGTCAACGCCGGTCTCAACCTCGCGCTCTTCGGGTTCTCCGGCGCGCAGGTGCTCGGCGAGCTCAGCGAGCGCATGGCATCCCGGCTCACGTGGTACGTCAGGGACGAGTGGGACGCGAGGTCGCGGCCCGACGCGGTCCGGCTGTCCGCGGAGCTGCGCGCGGCCGTCGCGGCCGAGGACGACGCCGCGCTCGACCGGATCGTCAAGGAGGCCTACGACGACCTCCCCTTTGGCGCCTGA
- a CDS encoding fructosamine kinase family protein, translating into MTDPDAPAAAAAPDLSLLLDRLHAAGLRDVVAVDPAPGGQAATAGLARRSNGGSLFVKTFAEPPSDDAFAAEAEGLAALRDAGAATPEVVVTHPDLLVLTTLAPRPATEAFWERLAHTLAHLHTSTRHARFGWHQDNWLGRRRQVNTWTDDGFEFFAQHRLLRWLDEPKVRAALDAADRAALEHLCERLPELLPERPACLVHGDLWAGNVLATPDGGPALIDPAVSYTWAEIDLAHLWTTAPPPEAHAFFDLYADLTGLDAGWRDRMPIVQLRQHLAVIAQFEPDWGAAETTRTTLAPFRRRR; encoded by the coding sequence ATGACCGACCCCGACGCCCCGGCCGCCGCCGCCGCGCCCGACCTCTCGCTCCTGCTCGACCGGCTGCACGCCGCGGGGCTGCGCGACGTCGTCGCCGTCGACCCGGCGCCGGGCGGGCAGGCCGCCACCGCGGGCCTGGCACGGCGGTCCAACGGTGGGTCGCTCTTCGTCAAGACGTTCGCCGAGCCGCCGTCCGACGACGCGTTCGCCGCCGAGGCGGAGGGGCTCGCCGCGCTGCGCGACGCCGGCGCAGCCACGCCGGAGGTCGTCGTCACGCACCCCGACCTGCTCGTGCTCACGACGCTGGCGCCGCGCCCCGCGACGGAGGCGTTCTGGGAGCGGCTCGCGCACACGCTCGCGCACCTGCACACCAGCACCCGCCACGCGCGCTTCGGCTGGCACCAGGACAACTGGCTGGGCCGGCGACGCCAGGTCAACACGTGGACCGACGACGGGTTCGAGTTCTTCGCCCAGCACCGGCTGCTGCGCTGGCTCGACGAGCCGAAGGTCCGTGCGGCGCTCGACGCCGCCGACCGCGCGGCCCTCGAGCACCTGTGCGAGCGCCTGCCCGAGCTGCTGCCCGAGCGCCCCGCGTGCCTGGTGCACGGCGACCTCTGGGCGGGCAACGTCCTGGCCACGCCCGACGGCGGACCGGCGCTCATCGACCCCGCCGTCTCGTACACGTGGGCGGAGATCGACCTCGCCCACCTCTGGACCACGGCACCGCCGCCCGAGGCGCACGCCTTCTTCGACCTGTACGCCGACCTGACGGGCCTCGACGCCGGGTGGCGCGACCGGATGCCGATCGTCCAGCTGCGCCAGCACCTGGCGGTCATCGCCCAGTTCGAGCCCGACTGGGGCGCGGCCGAGACCACCCGCACGACGCTCGCGCCGTTCCGCCGGCGCAGGTAG
- a CDS encoding DUF1304 domain-containing protein, whose protein sequence is MLALLVVAALVAALVHVYIFVLETLRWEAEATRRVFGTTAQEAATTRPLAANQGVYNLLLALVAAVGVVLLLAVRDGDAGPALVLAACGSMLVAATYLVATDRTKVRAAAVQGTAPLVAVVATLVWLAA, encoded by the coding sequence GTGCTCGCCCTCCTCGTCGTCGCGGCCCTGGTCGCCGCGCTGGTCCACGTCTACATCTTCGTGCTCGAGACCCTGCGCTGGGAGGCCGAGGCGACCCGGCGGGTCTTCGGCACCACGGCGCAGGAGGCAGCCACGACCCGGCCGCTCGCCGCGAACCAGGGTGTGTACAACCTCCTGCTGGCGCTCGTCGCCGCGGTCGGCGTCGTGCTGCTCCTGGCCGTGCGCGACGGCGACGCGGGTCCCGCGCTGGTCCTGGCGGCGTGCGGGTCGATGCTCGTCGCCGCGACCTACCTGGTCGCGACCGACCGCACGAAGGTGCGCGCGGCGGCCGTCCAGGGCACCGCACCGCTCGTCGCGGTGGTCGCGACGCTCGTGTGGCTGGCGGCCTGA
- a CDS encoding UxaA family hydrolase: MTIDVPRTLSQGGLLALHHGDDVAVATRDLQAGEVLSADGQDVTIRGAVPRGHKVALTDVAAGADVHKYGQVIGRATVPIRAGEHVHGHNLGFEEGHRDHELGGSHTELPVPDGPRPTFQGYRRADGRVGTRSYVAILTSVNCSASTAKMIAAQFTPQVLAAYPNVDGVVALTHQSGCGLVPSSEGGRLLLRTLRGYAAHPNVAGLLVLGLGCEMVLTEQLTTREGVFVGMPGVGTPPPPVDPVLADIPADTLVESLTIQESGGVRAAVAAGVAAIQRMLPVVDERRRTECDVSELVLALNCGGSDGYSGITANPALGWASDRLVAYGATSALAETPEVFGAEHLLTRRATDPAVAERLLDRIEWWKQYTAAGGGSMDNNPSPGNKAGGLTTILEKSLGAVAKGGRADLAAVYEYAERMAPHEGFVFMDTPGYDPVSVTGLVAGGANVVVFTTGRGSVFGCRPTPSIKVATNTAMYSVMSEDMDVNAGRIVDGTATLEQVGREIFDLILDVASGRRPVSEELQIAGLTIGTEEFIPWHVGAVT; encoded by the coding sequence GTGACCATCGACGTGCCGCGCACGCTGTCCCAGGGCGGCCTGCTCGCGCTCCACCACGGCGACGACGTCGCGGTGGCGACGCGTGACCTCCAGGCGGGCGAGGTGCTCTCCGCCGACGGCCAGGACGTGACGATCCGCGGCGCGGTGCCGCGCGGCCACAAGGTCGCGCTCACCGACGTCGCCGCGGGGGCGGACGTGCACAAGTACGGCCAGGTCATCGGCAGGGCGACCGTGCCCATCCGGGCGGGCGAGCACGTGCACGGCCACAACCTCGGGTTCGAGGAGGGGCACCGCGACCACGAGCTGGGCGGCTCGCACACCGAGCTGCCGGTGCCCGACGGGCCCCGGCCCACGTTCCAGGGGTACCGGCGTGCCGACGGGCGCGTGGGCACGCGCAGCTACGTCGCCATCCTGACGTCGGTCAACTGCTCGGCGTCGACGGCCAAGATGATCGCGGCGCAGTTCACGCCCCAGGTGCTGGCCGCCTACCCGAACGTCGACGGCGTCGTCGCGCTGACCCACCAGTCGGGGTGCGGCCTGGTGCCGTCGAGCGAGGGCGGCCGGCTGCTGCTGCGCACGCTGCGCGGGTACGCCGCCCACCCGAACGTCGCCGGGCTGCTGGTGCTGGGCCTGGGCTGCGAGATGGTGCTGACCGAGCAGCTCACGACGCGCGAGGGCGTGTTCGTCGGCATGCCGGGCGTCGGCACCCCGCCGCCGCCCGTCGACCCGGTGCTCGCGGACATCCCGGCCGACACGCTCGTCGAGTCGCTCACGATCCAGGAGTCGGGCGGCGTGCGCGCCGCCGTCGCCGCCGGGGTGGCCGCGATCCAGCGCATGCTTCCCGTGGTCGACGAGCGCCGGCGCACCGAGTGCGACGTCTCCGAGCTCGTGCTCGCGCTCAACTGCGGCGGCTCGGACGGGTACTCGGGCATCACCGCGAACCCGGCCCTCGGCTGGGCCTCCGACCGCCTGGTCGCCTACGGGGCGACGTCGGCGCTGGCCGAGACGCCCGAGGTGTTCGGCGCCGAGCACCTCCTGACGCGCCGGGCCACGGACCCCGCCGTCGCCGAGCGGCTCCTGGACCGGATCGAATGGTGGAAGCAGTACACGGCCGCGGGCGGCGGCAGCATGGACAACAACCCCTCGCCCGGCAACAAGGCGGGCGGGCTGACCACCATCCTGGAGAAGTCGCTCGGTGCGGTCGCCAAGGGCGGGCGCGCCGACCTGGCCGCCGTGTACGAGTACGCGGAGCGCATGGCCCCGCACGAGGGGTTCGTGTTCATGGACACGCCCGGGTACGACCCGGTGTCCGTCACGGGCCTGGTGGCGGGCGGCGCCAACGTCGTCGTGTTCACGACGGGCCGCGGGTCGGTGTTCGGGTGCCGCCCGACGCCGTCGATCAAGGTCGCGACCAACACCGCGATGTACAGCGTGATGTCCGAGGACATGGACGTGAACGCGGGCCGCATCGTCGACGGGACCGCCACCCTGGAGCAGGTGGGCCGGGAGATCTTCGACCTGATCCTCGACGTCGCCTCGGGCCGCCGCCCGGTGTCCGAGGAGCTCCAGATCGCCGGCCTGACGATCGGCACGGAGGAGTTCATCCCGTGGCACGTCGGGGCGGTGACCTGA
- a CDS encoding FAD-dependent oxidoreductase, translating to MVAHVVHTFPPAADVVVIGAGQAGLSAGFHLLRRGFAPAATAPPGARTFLMLDGEDGPGGAWRHRWRSLRMSTVNDIYDLPGIEQRDVDPESPSVDVLPAYFADYERELGLAVVRPARVRQVRWDDDGEHVVVETAGGPSVRARAVVNATGTWSKPFWPHYPGQETFRGRQLHTADYVRAEDFAGQRVGVVGGGISALQLMEEISHVGSTTWFTRREPVFVDGEFGPRSGHDAVARVEERVRAGLPPLSVVAATGLVKTPYVRALEDRGLLVRHPMFARIVPDGVVMPDGTTVGLDVLFWNTGFRAALDHLRPLRLREPGGGIRMDGTQVAGEPRVHLVGYGPSSSTVGANRAGRDAVNALVRHLA from the coding sequence GTGGTTGCGCACGTCGTGCACACGTTCCCGCCCGCCGCCGACGTCGTCGTCATCGGCGCCGGTCAGGCCGGGCTCTCGGCGGGCTTCCACCTGCTGCGCCGCGGGTTCGCGCCCGCGGCCACCGCGCCTCCGGGCGCCCGCACGTTCCTCATGCTCGACGGCGAGGACGGTCCCGGCGGCGCCTGGCGGCACCGCTGGCGGTCGCTGCGCATGAGCACGGTGAACGACATCTACGACCTGCCCGGCATCGAGCAGCGGGACGTCGACCCGGAGTCGCCGAGCGTCGACGTCCTGCCCGCCTACTTCGCCGACTACGAGCGCGAGCTCGGCCTCGCCGTCGTCCGCCCGGCCCGGGTGCGGCAGGTCCGCTGGGACGACGACGGCGAGCACGTCGTCGTCGAGACCGCGGGCGGCCCGAGCGTGCGCGCCCGGGCGGTCGTCAACGCGACGGGCACCTGGTCGAAGCCGTTCTGGCCGCACTACCCCGGCCAGGAGACCTTCCGCGGCCGCCAGCTCCACACGGCGGACTACGTCCGCGCCGAGGACTTCGCCGGGCAGCGCGTCGGCGTCGTCGGGGGCGGGATCAGCGCGCTCCAGCTCATGGAGGAGATCAGCCACGTGGGCTCGACGACGTGGTTCACGCGCCGCGAGCCCGTGTTCGTCGACGGCGAGTTCGGCCCCCGGTCCGGGCACGACGCCGTCGCGCGCGTCGAGGAGCGGGTGCGCGCCGGGCTGCCGCCGCTGTCGGTCGTCGCCGCGACGGGGCTCGTCAAGACCCCGTACGTCCGCGCCCTCGAGGACCGCGGGCTCCTGGTGCGCCACCCCATGTTCGCGCGCATCGTGCCGGACGGCGTCGTCATGCCCGACGGCACGACGGTCGGCCTGGACGTCCTCTTCTGGAACACGGGCTTCCGCGCGGCGCTCGACCACCTGCGCCCCCTGCGCCTGCGCGAGCCCGGCGGCGGCATCCGCATGGACGGCACGCAGGTCGCGGGCGAGCCGCGCGTGCACCTCGTCGGGTACGGGCCGTCGTCGTCGACCGTGGGCGCGAACCGCGCCGGGCGCGACGCCGTCAACGCCCTGGTGCGCCACCTCGCGTGA
- a CDS encoding hemerythrin domain-containing protein: MSDFYVSAPGETVPPVPAGPRLCQGDDMRIVHNAFLWAYEQAPPLVRGVRAGDTARSAFVGSWLADLDATLHVHHEGEDELMWDKLEKRAPACALHVAQMRAHHAQVQGLLHEAGPLLAAWRTTADPALGEQLADAYARTLDVLKVHLRREVVEVVPVVERVFTQREWEALAEHGMDAIPRSRMMPQLGMLLASSSPADRAAFFAALPRPVRLLYRLVGRRQYATQYRALFPGTPVPATV, from the coding sequence GTGAGCGACTTCTACGTCTCCGCGCCCGGAGAGACCGTCCCCCCTGTTCCTGCCGGACCGCGCCTGTGCCAGGGCGACGACATGCGGATCGTGCACAACGCGTTCCTCTGGGCGTACGAGCAGGCGCCGCCGCTCGTGCGCGGGGTCCGCGCGGGGGACACGGCGCGCAGCGCGTTCGTGGGGTCCTGGCTCGCCGACCTCGACGCCACGCTCCACGTCCACCACGAGGGCGAGGACGAGCTCATGTGGGACAAGCTGGAGAAGCGCGCCCCCGCGTGCGCCCTCCACGTCGCCCAGATGCGCGCGCACCACGCCCAGGTGCAGGGGCTCCTGCACGAGGCCGGCCCGCTGCTCGCGGCCTGGCGCACCACGGCCGACCCGGCGCTCGGCGAGCAGCTCGCCGACGCCTACGCCCGCACGCTCGACGTGCTCAAGGTCCACCTGCGCCGGGAGGTGGTCGAGGTGGTCCCCGTCGTCGAGCGCGTGTTCACGCAGCGCGAGTGGGAGGCGCTCGCCGAGCACGGCATGGACGCGATCCCGCGGTCGCGCATGATGCCGCAGCTCGGGATGCTGCTGGCGAGCTCCTCGCCCGCCGACCGGGCCGCGTTCTTCGCGGCGCTGCCGCGGCCGGTCCGGCTCCTGTACCGGCTGGTCGGCAGGCGGCAGTACGCCACGCAGTACCGCGCGCTGTTCCCCGGGACGCCGGTGCCCGCCACCGTCTGA